The Deltaproteobacteria bacterium region AAGAAGCGGGAGGCCCCGGGGTCGCCCTGGCGCCCGGCGCGGCCGCGGAGCTGGTTGTCTATCCTGCGCGATTCGTGGCGCTCGGTGCCGATGATATAGAGCCCTCCGAGGGCCTTGACCCTCTCTTTCTCCTCTTCGCAGAGCTTCCTGGCCGCCTCGAAGGCCGCCCTGTAGGCGTCGGTCTTGTCGTCCTTGCCGGCCTTGGCCGCCGCCATGTGGGCCGGATTTCCGCCGAGCACGATGTCGGTGCCGCGGCCCGCCATGTTGGTCGAGAGCGTCACGGCGCCGAGACGGCCGGCCTGGGCCACTATCTCCGCCTCCCGCTCGTGGTGCTTGGCGTTGAGCACGTGGTGGCGCACCCCCTCCTTTGCGAGCATGGCCGAGAGCTTCTCGGAGTTCTCTATCGATATGGTGCCCACGAGCACGGGCCTGCCGCGCTCGTGCTCCTTCTTTATCTCGCGCACCACGGCCCGGAACTTCTCCCTCGCCGTCTTGTAGACGAGGTCGGGATGATCGACGCGGATCATGGGCTTGTTGGTCGGTATGACGACGACCTCGAGGTTATAGATATTGTGGAACTCGGCGGCCTCGGTGTCGGCCGTGCCGGTCATGCCGGCGAGCTTGTCGTACATGCGGAAGAAGTTCTGGAAGGTGATGGTCGCCAGCGTCTGGTTCTCGTTCTCGATCTTGACCCGCTCCTTGGCCTCCACGGCCTGGTGGAGCCCGTCGCTCCAGCGCCGTCCCGGCATGAGCCTGCCCGTGAACTCGTCTACTATGACGACCTGCCCGTCCTTGACCACGTAATCCACGTCGCGCTGGAAGAGGACGTGGGCCTTGAGGGCCTGGGTCACGTGGTGGAGCGTTTCGATGTTGCGCGTGTCGTAGAGGTTGTCGATCTTGAGAAGCGCCTCGACCTTGGATACGCCCTCGTCGGTTAGCAGCACCTGGCGGGCCTTCTCGTCGACCGTGTAGTGAGTCTCCTTTTTGAGCGACGGGATTATGCGGTCGATGGTGTAGTACTTCTCCGTCGAGTCCTCGGTGGGTCCCGAGATGATGAGCGGCGTTCTCGCCTCGTCGATGAGGATCGAGTCCACCTCGTCGACTATGGCGTAATGGAGCTCGCGCTGCACGTACTCGTCGAGCGAGAACTTCATGTTGTCGCGCAGGTAGTCGAAGCCGAACTCGTTGTTGGTGCCGTAGGTTATGTCGGCGCCGTAGGCCTCCTTGCGCGTCACGGGACGCAGGTGGAAGAAGGCGTCGTCGGGGGGCATGTAGTCGGGGTCGTAGTGGAAGCTCGCCTCGTGCTGGATGACGCCCACCGTGAGCCCCAGCGCATGGTAGATGACGCCCATCCACCGGGCGTCGCGGCGGGCCAGGTAGTCGTTGACCGTGACCAGGTGGGCGCCCTTGCCCGTGAGGGCGTTGAGGTAGAGCGGCAGCGTGGCCACCAGCGTCTTGCCCTCGCCGGTCTTCATCTCCGCTATCTTGCCCTCGTGGAGCACCACGCCGCCTATGAGCTGCACGTCGAAATGGCGCATATCGAGCTTGCGACGCGAGACCTCGCGCACGGCCGCAAAGGCCTCGGGCAGTATGTCGTCGAGGGTCTCGCCCTTCTCAAGCCTCGCCTTGAAGTCCTCGGTCAGCGCCTTGAAGTCCTCGTCCGGGAGGGCCTCCATCTTCGGCTCCAGCGAGTTGATCTTCTCTATAAGGGGCCTTATGCGCTTGAGCTCCCTTTCGTTCTTGCTTCCGAAAACCTTCTTTAGAATCGTATTGAACATCTCCATCCCTTGCTTCAGCGCGCTTTGTATGAACCGACCCTCCACACGGGACCGGTGAAAGAGTCCTTCGCCGAATGTGAAGGAAACTCTGATTTATTACCCTGGGGGAAACTTTCTGTGGAAGGGCCACAGGCCCGCGTTTCCCCCCTGCCCCATCGTATGTTATTCGGGTCTTCGGCTGTGCCGGGGATTCGGCCCGCGCCAGGCGGGATTTTTTTACGCCTTTGCGGCCCGAACCCCCGGCACAGCCCCCCGAGGCAGCCCGCGCGGCCAATAGGCCCCCTTCAAAGACTTTTAATTCCCTGCGGATCATCCCGATTTTGCTTGCAAAATCGGGATGATCCGCAGGGCGTTAAAAATTTTTGGAGGGAGTCTGAGGGAACCGTGGGTCTGTGACCCTTTTACAAAAAGGTTCCCGCAGGGCAACAAATCAGAGTTTCCTTAACTTTTTTAACACAAAAGTCGATTTTTTTCCAGCGCCTTCGCACTCACCCGCCTGCGGGGGAGAGGGCACAAAAAAGCCCCGACGGTCGTTGTCGGGGCGGGCTTGCAGGGAGGGACTGCCCTCGGGCTCCGGGCCTTTCGCCGCAGGGCGTCAGCTCCGGGCGGCGGCTCAATCGAGCAGGTACTTGCGCGGGTCGACGGTCACGCCGTTCACCGAGACCTGGTAGTGGAGGTGGGGACCGGTGGAGCGCCCCGTGTTGCCCATCTCGGCTATCTTCTCCCCCCTGGAGACCTTCTGTCCCACGCGCACCAGGATCTTCGAGAGGTGGCCGTAGAGGGTCTTGATGCCGTAGCCGTGGCTGAGCACGACGATCTTGCCTATGTTGGCCTTGTGCCCCACCTTGACGACCACTCCGTCGGCCGGGGCTATGATGGGGGTGCCCACGCGGTTGGCTATGTCTATGCCCGTGTGCATCTGGCGCAGCCCAGTAAAGGGAGACTTCCTGTAGCCGTATACAGAGGTGAGCCAGCCGCGGGCCGGCCATATCGACGGCGTGGAGGCGAGGAGCGAGGACCGGTCGAGCAGGTGCTCCTGGAGCTCGGTGAAGCTCTTCTCCTGCATGAGCGCCTCGTTTGTGAGCTGGTCGAGCTCGGCGTGCATCTTGCCGACCATGGTGTCGCGCCTTTCGCCGAGGGAGAGGAAGGGGTCCTCGTCCGTCGAGGTGCCGCCCATGCCCGTGTAGCGGCCCTCGTCGTCGGCCGTGTCGAGGTTGGCTATGATCCGCAGCTTCCTGTCGAAGAGTTTCAGCTTGGCCATGCGGCTTTCGAGGTCGCTTATCTTGGTGGTGAAGGCCCGCAGCTCTATCTTCTGGGCCGTCGTCTCCTTTCGCAGCGCGTCGAGCTCGGGAACGAGGGCCTTGACCTGCACATAGTCGTAGACGATGAAGGAGAAGACGATGAGGAAGAGGAAGGCGGAGACGGCGCTGGCCCTGAGCAGCGCCACGGGGACCTTGTAGTGCTTTACCCTGGAGGTGTCGCCGGGCAGGATGTAGACCGAAAGGTAACGTTTCATCTGGACCCTCCTCCTCGAAGTCTCCGTTGTATATCCAACACTTCGCCGAAACGCCGGAAATCTTCAGTCCCGCCGGCCCCCGGCCGGCCCCCACGCTGCCCCCCGCTGCCCCGCCGGTCTCCCACGCCGCTCCCCCCCGCCGACACTCGCCGCCCCCTCGCCGCCCCCTCGCCGGTTACGTCCGCCGGACCGCCCTTGCCGGGGGCCGCCGCGGCACAACCCGGGCGGCGGCCGAGGGGATCGATGCGCCTCGAAGGCCGCGCGGCTACGCCCTTCCAGCTTCCATCATTTAGCACGCACCGCCCGCGGTTGTCAAGCGAAATCGGCCTCAAACGGGCGTCGGCCTCAAGGAAGCCCTCATTTATTGCACCGGGGGAAACTTTCTGTAGAAAGTTTCCCCCGGACCCCCTTCAAAGACTTTTAATTCCCTGCGGATCGCCCCGATTTTGCTTGCAAAATCGGGGCGATCCGCAGGGCGTTAAAAGTTTTTGGAGGGAGTCTGAGGGAACCGTGGGCCTATGCCCCTTTTACACAAAGGTTCCCTCAGGGTAATTAATCGGAGTTTCCCCAAAGCTTGCGGTCATAAACATGAGTACCATGACGGAGGGCCCCGGTAAGTGACCGCCGTCACCGTCACCTGTCGAGAAAGAGCAGGATGCGGCGGCGCTCTATCCTGATATAGCCGTCTGCGGCCATCTTCTTCAGGGCCCGGCTCACTACCTCGCGGGAAGAGCCTATCATGGCGGCTATCTCCTCGTGGGTCATCCTCTCTATGGAGGCCACCCCGCCCTTCTCCCTCTGCTCGGCGCCGACCATGGACATGAAGGTGCTCGCTATCCTGCCGCACACATCGAGCAGCGCAAGGCCGCCTATCTTCTCGGTGGCCACCCGCAGGCGCCTGGAGAAGTAGGCCAGGAGCCGCATGACCACCTTGTGGTGGGTGCCGAGGTAGCGCAGGAAACGCCTCCTCGACACGACGAGGCACTCCATGTCGTCGAAGGCCTCCACGTTGGCCGAGCGCGGCATCTCGTCGATTACGGACATCTCGCCGAAGACCTCGCCGGGGCCGAGAACGGCCAGCACTATCCTGCCGCCCTCCTCGCCGTAGAGCACGACCCGCGCCCTGCCCGAGAGCATGAAGTAGACGGCGTCGCCGGCCTCGCCCTCGGCTATGACGATGCTGTTGCGCGGCCAGGACCGCACGTCCCCGATCTCCACGAGGTCGTCGAAGTAGAAGTCCTCGAGCCCCTCGAAGACGGGATTCGAGTCGAGCACCGCCTTTATCTCGTCCCTGTCCATGACTCACGTGCCGCTTGCGTCTATGCGGCCGAGCAGGATGCTCGGCGCTCCAACGGCCCCCATGAAACGCAGGTCGGAACCCGTGCGCTCCACGCGGGAGAAGAGCTCCAGGAGGTTTCCGGCCACGGCCATCCCCCTCACGGGCCGGCCCACCCTGCCGCCCTCGACGCGGAAGCCGCCGGCGCCGATGGAGAAGTCGCCGCTTACGCGGTCTATCGTGTGAACACCCATGAGCTCGGTTATGAAGAGCCCTTCGCCCATCTCGGCGATCAGGGCGTCGAGGGGGAGGTCGCCGGCCTCCACGTAGACGTTGGAGAGGGCCACGGCGGGAACCGAGCCGTAGCCCGAGCGCGATGCGTTGCCCGTGCTCTCCGCGCCG contains the following coding sequences:
- the secA gene encoding preprotein translocase subunit SecA — encoded protein: MFNTILKKVFGSKNERELKRIRPLIEKINSLEPKMEALPDEDFKALTEDFKARLEKGETLDDILPEAFAAVREVSRRKLDMRHFDVQLIGGVVLHEGKIAEMKTGEGKTLVATLPLYLNALTGKGAHLVTVNDYLARRDARWMGVIYHALGLTVGVIQHEASFHYDPDYMPPDDAFFHLRPVTRKEAYGADITYGTNNEFGFDYLRDNMKFSLDEYVQRELHYAIVDEVDSILIDEARTPLIISGPTEDSTEKYYTIDRIIPSLKKETHYTVDEKARQVLLTDEGVSKVEALLKIDNLYDTRNIETLHHVTQALKAHVLFQRDVDYVVKDGQVVIVDEFTGRLMPGRRWSDGLHQAVEAKERVKIENENQTLATITFQNFFRMYDKLAGMTGTADTEAAEFHNIYNLEVVVIPTNKPMIRVDHPDLVYKTAREKFRAVVREIKKEHERGRPVLVGTISIENSEKLSAMLAKEGVRHHVLNAKHHEREAEIVAQAGRLGAVTLSTNMAGRGTDIVLGGNPAHMAAAKAGKDDKTDAYRAAFEAARKLCEEEKERVKALGGLYIIGTERHESRRIDNQLRGRAGRQGDPGASRFFISLEDDLMRIFGSDRIANIMDRLGMEEDVPIEHSLVTRAIESAQKKVEAHNFDIRKHLLEYDDVMNQQREVVYGYRRQILAREGLDGMIDDFVAEVSDDLVSTHVEERTRPEDWDREAISEAVHGRFGFELDPAVFDGAATRAELAEAIRERATKFYEEKTSIIGRELAAHIEKIIMLNTLDNLWKDHLLSMDHLKSGIGLRGYGQKNPLNEYKREGFELFSDMIFRLKSDVVERLFKVQVRSEAAADELEPVQRSRPMVFGRGENAAGESEKPRTVRRSGEKVGRNEPCPCGSGKKYKKCCGR
- a CDS encoding M23 family metallopeptidase, whose amino-acid sequence is MKRYLSVYILPGDTSRVKHYKVPVALLRASAVSAFLFLIVFSFIVYDYVQVKALVPELDALRKETTAQKIELRAFTTKISDLESRMAKLKLFDRKLRIIANLDTADDEGRYTGMGGTSTDEDPFLSLGERRDTMVGKMHAELDQLTNEALMQEKSFTELQEHLLDRSSLLASTPSIWPARGWLTSVYGYRKSPFTGLRQMHTGIDIANRVGTPIIAPADGVVVKVGHKANIGKIVVLSHGYGIKTLYGHLSKILVRVGQKVSRGEKIAEMGNTGRSTGPHLHYQVSVNGVTVDPRKYLLD
- a CDS encoding Crp/Fnr family transcriptional regulator; amino-acid sequence: MDRDEIKAVLDSNPVFEGLEDFYFDDLVEIGDVRSWPRNSIVIAEGEAGDAVYFMLSGRARVVLYGEEGGRIVLAVLGPGEVFGEMSVIDEMPRSANVEAFDDMECLVVSRRRFLRYLGTHHKVVMRLLAYFSRRLRVATEKIGGLALLDVCGRIASTFMSMVGAEQREKGGVASIERMTHEEIAAMIGSSREVVSRALKKMAADGYIRIERRRILLFLDR